In a genomic window of Sphingomonas lutea:
- a CDS encoding nicotinate-nucleotide adenylyltransferase translates to MARIGLLGGSFNPAHRAHRRISFSAMRALGLDEVWWLVSPGNPLKAGAKDMAPIDARLRSASAAARRARIRVSDFEREAGTRYTIDTMRRIRRRFPDDDFIWLMGNDVLPNFHKWRDWRGLARMVPIAVISRPGYDSAAHAARAMGWLRRFVRPSRQAMRWTEWSAPAITFLRLPPDPTSATAIRASNPNWHRRLGNAHTHLHFAGLPLSPRRPLDRPSR, encoded by the coding sequence ATGGCGCGCATCGGACTCCTCGGCGGCTCCTTCAATCCGGCGCACCGCGCGCATCGCCGGATCAGCTTCAGCGCCATGCGTGCGCTTGGCCTCGACGAAGTGTGGTGGCTGGTGTCGCCCGGCAATCCCCTCAAGGCCGGCGCGAAGGACATGGCGCCGATCGATGCCCGGCTGCGATCCGCGTCCGCTGCGGCGAGGCGGGCGCGCATTCGTGTCAGCGATTTCGAGCGTGAAGCGGGGACGCGCTATACCATCGACACGATGCGGCGCATTCGGCGGCGCTTCCCTGACGACGACTTCATATGGCTTATGGGCAACGATGTGCTGCCAAATTTTCACAAATGGCGCGATTGGAGGGGGTTAGCCCGAATGGTGCCGATTGCGGTCATTTCCCGGCCCGGTTATGATTCAGCTGCCCACGCGGCACGCGCGATGGGCTGGCTGCGAAGGTTCGTCCGTCCTTCCCGCCAGGCGATGCGATGGACGGAATGGAGTGCACCGGCGATTACTTTCCTTCGCCTGCCGCCCGATCCGACCTCCGCTACCGCCATTCGTGCGTCGAACCCGAACTGGCACCGCCGACTGGGCAATGCCCACACGCACCTGCATTTTGCCGGCCTGCCTCTTTCCCCCAGGAGACCCCTTGACCGACCGTCCCGCTGA
- the ftsH gene encoding ATP-dependent zinc metalloprotease FtsH has product MNDKEKKPGNPWTKSLLIWVGVLFALVLFVQMIDGGSRSTTGNPIPYSDFVRQVDEGNVQTVTMATSTTGNSAITGKLNGGEEFRTIAPAGSNVADKLIGKGVAVQVKAEESSSIWLYMLYNSLPFLLILGISFFIMRQMQKNAGSGAMGFGKSRARMLTQKEGRVTFADVAGIDEAREELQEIVEYLKDPGRFARLGGKIPKGALLVGSPGTGKTLLARAIAGEAGVPFFTISGSDFVEMFVGVGASRVRDMFDQAKKSAPCIVFIDEIDAVGRHRGAGLGNGNDEREQTLNQLLVEMDGFEANEGIIIIAATNRPDVLDPALLRPGRFDRQVVVPRPDIDGREQILGVHMKKVPLAPDVDARVIARGTPGFSGADLANLVNEAALLAARKGKRLVAAQEFEEAKDKVLMGSERRSMVMTEDEKRMTAYHEAGHAIVALHEPASDPIHKATIIPRGRALGMVMRLPERDNYSYHRDKMYANLAVSMGGRVAEEIIFGYEKVSSGASSDISYATNLARDMVTRWGMSDALGPLQYAEADEEVFLGYSMNRQKNMSNETAQAIDKEIRRIVEQGYDRAKSLLQEHREELETLAKALLEYETLSGEEIKKLMAGETIDRGGAKGPAIPTAGSSIPKAKRPKAGIGGAAPAGA; this is encoded by the coding sequence ATGAACGACAAAGAGAAGAAGCCCGGGAACCCCTGGACCAAGAGCCTGCTGATCTGGGTCGGCGTGCTGTTTGCGCTGGTCCTGTTCGTGCAGATGATCGACGGCGGCTCGCGCTCGACCACCGGCAATCCCATCCCTTATTCCGATTTTGTCCGTCAAGTGGATGAAGGCAACGTCCAGACCGTCACCATGGCGACCAGCACGACGGGCAATTCCGCGATCACTGGCAAGCTCAACGGCGGCGAGGAATTTCGTACGATCGCGCCCGCCGGGTCCAACGTCGCCGACAAGCTGATCGGCAAGGGCGTCGCGGTCCAGGTCAAGGCCGAGGAAAGCTCGAGCATCTGGCTTTACATGCTCTACAATTCGCTGCCCTTCTTGCTCATCCTGGGCATCAGTTTCTTCATCATGCGCCAGATGCAGAAGAATGCGGGTTCGGGCGCAATGGGCTTCGGCAAGAGCCGCGCGCGGATGCTGACGCAAAAGGAAGGCCGCGTGACCTTTGCCGATGTGGCCGGCATCGACGAGGCTCGCGAAGAGCTTCAGGAAATCGTCGAATACCTCAAGGATCCGGGCCGCTTCGCCCGGCTCGGCGGCAAGATTCCCAAGGGGGCGCTGCTGGTCGGCTCGCCCGGCACCGGCAAGACCCTGCTCGCCCGCGCCATCGCGGGGGAGGCGGGCGTGCCCTTCTTCACCATTTCGGGCTCGGACTTCGTCGAGATGTTCGTCGGCGTCGGCGCCAGCCGCGTGCGCGACATGTTCGACCAGGCCAAGAAAAGCGCGCCGTGCATCGTCTTCATTGACGAAATCGACGCGGTAGGCCGCCACCGCGGCGCAGGCCTTGGCAATGGCAATGACGAGCGCGAACAGACGCTCAACCAGCTGCTGGTCGAAATGGACGGCTTCGAAGCCAACGAAGGCATCATCATCATCGCCGCGACCAACCGTCCCGACGTGCTCGACCCGGCGCTGCTGCGTCCGGGCCGGTTCGACCGCCAGGTCGTTGTGCCGCGTCCCGACATTGACGGCCGTGAACAAATCCTTGGCGTGCACATGAAGAAGGTTCCGCTTGCTCCGGACGTCGATGCTCGGGTCATCGCGCGGGGCACGCCGGGCTTTTCCGGCGCAGACCTCGCGAACTTGGTCAACGAAGCGGCCCTGCTTGCCGCGCGTAAGGGCAAGCGTCTCGTCGCCGCGCAGGAGTTCGAAGAGGCCAAGGACAAGGTGCTGATGGGCAGCGAGCGCCGGTCGATGGTCATGACCGAAGACGAAAAGCGCATGACGGCCTATCACGAGGCCGGTCACGCGATCGTCGCGCTTCACGAGCCGGCATCGGACCCGATTCACAAGGCGACCATCATCCCGCGCGGCCGCGCGCTGGGCATGGTCATGCGCCTGCCGGAGCGCGACAATTACAGCTATCACCGTGACAAGATGTACGCGAACCTCGCGGTGTCGATGGGCGGGCGCGTCGCCGAGGAAATCATCTTCGGTTACGAGAAAGTGTCGTCCGGTGCCTCTTCCGATATCAGCTATGCCACCAACCTCGCCCGCGACATGGTGACGCGCTGGGGCATGTCCGATGCGCTTGGGCCCCTGCAATATGCCGAGGCCGACGAAGAGGTGTTCCTGGGCTATTCCATGAACCGCCAGAAGAACATGTCGAACGAGACCGCGCAGGCGATCGACAAGGAGATCCGCCGCATCGTCGAGCAGGGCTACGACCGCGCCAAGTCGCTCTTGCAGGAACATCGCGAAGAGCTGGAAACGCTGGCGAAGGCGCTGCTCGAATATGAAACGCTGAGCGGCGAAGAGATCAAGAAGCTGATGGCCGGCGAGACGATTGATCGCGGCGGCGCGAAAGGTCCCGCCATCCCGACCGCCGGATCGTCGATTCCGAAGGCGAAGCGGCCCAAGGCCGGCATCGGCGGCGCCGCGCCCGCGGGCGCCTAG
- a CDS encoding disulfide bond formation protein B: MAAMPRGASSLGAASIARLIALLLPLGLLGGALGSQYFGGLNPCEMCYWQRWPHAAAIALAALAFTASAGSRRASALTLAAAAAIAVSGAIGVYHAGVEAGIFEGVTTCSVTGGGGSDADLLRQITQAPIVRCDQVQWAFLGISMAGWNAILSLGGALTILLLTRRGARP, encoded by the coding sequence ATGGCCGCAATGCCCCGCGGCGCATCGTCCCTCGGGGCGGCGAGCATCGCCCGGCTGATCGCGCTCTTGCTGCCGCTGGGGCTGCTTGGTGGCGCGCTCGGCTCGCAATATTTCGGCGGGCTCAACCCGTGCGAAATGTGTTACTGGCAGCGCTGGCCCCATGCCGCGGCGATCGCGCTTGCGGCTCTGGCGTTCACCGCATCCGCGGGCAGCCGCCGGGCGTCGGCGCTGACCCTGGCGGCAGCGGCAGCAATTGCAGTTTCCGGCGCGATTGGCGTCTATCATGCGGGCGTCGAAGCCGGGATCTTCGAAGGGGTCACGACCTGTTCGGTCACCGGCGGCGGGGGCAGCGATGCCGATCTCCTGCGACAGATCACCCAGGCCCCGATCGTTCGCTGCGACCAGGTACAATGGGCCTTTCTCGGCATCTCGATGGCCGGATGGAACGCGATCCTGTCGCTTGGCGGCGCGTTGACCATCCTGCTGCTGACCCGCCGCGGGGCGCGCCCGTGA
- a CDS encoding demethoxyubiquinone hydroxylase family protein: MVRVDQAGEYGATRIYAGQLAVLRPNCPESRLIARMAAQEERHLKRFNQLMAERRIRPTALQPLWNVAGFALGAATALMSEKAALACTDAVETEIDRHYGAQLDAIGDSDPELAADIAEFRAEELEHRDTAREAGAAGAVGYPLLTAAIRAGCRAAIALSKRT; this comes from the coding sequence ATGGTGCGCGTCGACCAGGCCGGCGAATATGGCGCCACTCGGATCTATGCGGGGCAGCTTGCCGTGCTTCGCCCCAATTGCCCGGAATCGCGCTTGATCGCGCGCATGGCGGCGCAGGAAGAACGCCACCTCAAGCGATTCAATCAGTTGATGGCAGAGCGCCGCATCCGACCGACTGCGCTGCAGCCGTTATGGAACGTTGCCGGCTTTGCCTTGGGCGCGGCCACCGCGCTGATGTCGGAAAAGGCGGCGCTCGCCTGCACCGATGCAGTCGAAACGGAAATCGACCGGCATTATGGCGCGCAGCTCGACGCGATTGGCGACAGCGACCCCGAGCTTGCCGCGGACATTGCGGAGTTTCGCGCCGAGGAGCTTGAACATCGCGATACGGCGCGAGAGGCCGGTGCGGCGGGGGCCGTGGGCTACCCGCTCTTGACGGCGGCGATCCGTGCCGGATGCAGGGCAGCCATCGCGCTGTCCAAGCGGACTTGA
- a CDS encoding S41 family peptidase, with the protein MNRKLLPPLALVGALALVPVTASSFAAADTANYQELEKFMSVYERVKANYVDRVDDKTLIKGAIDGMLSSLDPHSSFVEASDFDTLRTTTDGNYGGLGITVSTEDGAIKVIAPTEDTPAWRAGVKSGDYITHINGELMYGLTLDEAVDKMRGQPGTGIKLTVVRPGREKPFDIALVRERIELRPVKWEIKDNVGIININTFSGNVADATKSALLSIDKATGGKPTGYIIDLRSNPGGLLDQAVDITDAFLESGEIVSQRGRERGDIERYYARPGDMAHGLPVIVLIDAGSASASEIVAGALQDHRRALVMGEKSFGKGSVQTVVQTGPQAALRLTTARYYTPSGRSVQAGGIDPDIKVPQLSDPDYKDRPRIREADLRRHLVAQAKVEDAILEKDDLTDPRFAMTAAQLEKKGVKDFQLDYAIKTLKRLANPVAIAAASPKKTRAAQ; encoded by the coding sequence ATGAACCGCAAACTGCTCCCGCCGCTCGCACTGGTCGGCGCGCTCGCCCTGGTCCCGGTGACCGCCAGCTCGTTCGCTGCCGCGGATACCGCCAATTACCAGGAGCTCGAGAAGTTCATGAGCGTCTATGAGCGGGTCAAGGCCAACTATGTTGACCGCGTGGACGACAAGACCCTGATCAAGGGGGCGATCGACGGCATGCTGTCGTCGCTCGATCCGCATTCCAGCTTCGTCGAAGCATCGGATTTCGACACGTTGCGCACGACCACCGACGGCAATTACGGCGGGCTTGGCATTACCGTTTCGACCGAGGACGGGGCGATCAAGGTCATCGCCCCGACCGAAGACACGCCGGCGTGGCGCGCAGGCGTCAAGTCGGGCGATTATATCACCCACATCAATGGCGAGCTGATGTACGGCCTGACGCTCGACGAAGCGGTCGACAAAATGCGTGGTCAGCCCGGTACGGGGATCAAGCTGACGGTCGTCCGCCCGGGCCGCGAAAAGCCCTTCGACATCGCGTTGGTGCGAGAGCGGATCGAGCTGCGCCCGGTGAAGTGGGAGATCAAGGACAACGTCGGCATCATCAACATCAACACCTTCTCGGGCAATGTCGCGGACGCCACCAAGTCGGCGCTGCTGTCGATCGACAAGGCGACTGGCGGCAAACCGACGGGCTATATCATCGACCTCCGTTCCAACCCGGGCGGGTTGCTCGACCAGGCGGTGGATATCACCGACGCCTTCCTTGAAAGCGGGGAGATCGTCTCGCAACGCGGGCGCGAGCGTGGCGATATCGAACGTTATTACGCGCGTCCCGGCGACATGGCGCACGGCCTTCCCGTGATCGTCTTGATCGACGCGGGCAGCGCTTCGGCATCGGAAATCGTCGCCGGCGCGCTGCAGGACCACCGCCGTGCCTTGGTGATGGGCGAAAAGAGCTTCGGCAAGGGCTCGGTCCAGACCGTTGTGCAAACGGGACCGCAGGCCGCGCTGCGTCTCACCACGGCGCGTTACTACACGCCGTCGGGCCGCTCGGTGCAGGCCGGCGGGATCGACCCGGACATCAAGGTCCCGCAGCTGTCGGACCCGGATTACAAGGATCGCCCGCGCATTCGTGAAGCCGACCTTCGCCGCCACCTCGTTGCGCAGGCCAAGGTCGAAGACGCGATCCTGGAGAAGGACGATTTGACCGATCCGCGCTTCGCGATGACCGCCGCGCAGCTTGAGAAGAAGGGCGTCAAGGACTTCCAGCTCGACTATGCGATAAAGACGCTGAAGCGGCTTGCCAATCCGGTGGCGATCGCCGCCGCCAGCCCGAAGAAGACTCGCGCGGCTCAATGA
- a CDS encoding peptidoglycan DD-metalloendopeptidase family protein has protein sequence MTVPAGGIVRFAGAFRDYDGVIILDHGGGWTSVLVNAATQLRAGDRVRRDQPLGRALGPLLVELLHNGTHRSPALIAGSSRTLSNRGKDS, from the coding sequence GTGACCGTCCCCGCCGGCGGGATCGTGCGCTTCGCCGGCGCCTTTCGGGACTATGACGGCGTGATCATCCTCGACCATGGCGGCGGGTGGACAAGCGTCCTGGTCAACGCCGCCACGCAACTGCGGGCCGGAGACCGCGTACGCCGCGATCAGCCGCTCGGCCGAGCGCTGGGACCGCTGCTCGTCGAATTGTTGCACAATGGGACGCATCGCTCCCCGGCTCTCATCGCAGGTTCATCTCGAACTCTGTCAAACAGGGGCAAAGACAGCTAA
- the rsfS gene encoding ribosome silencing factor produces MTDRPADQAETRAPPLADVEELHRLVLQSLDDDQAQEVVSIPLTGKSSIADHMVIASGRSTRQVASMAVKLSDKIKARFGKAPRLEGLPAADWVLIDADDVIVHIFRPEVRNFYNLERMWAFGDDSNASASASG; encoded by the coding sequence TTGACCGACCGTCCCGCTGATCAAGCTGAAACGCGCGCGCCGCCGTTGGCGGACGTCGAGGAGCTTCACCGCCTGGTGCTGCAATCGCTCGACGACGACCAGGCGCAGGAGGTTGTCTCCATCCCGCTGACCGGCAAGTCGAGCATCGCCGACCACATGGTGATTGCGTCGGGCCGGTCGACCCGGCAGGTCGCATCGATGGCGGTTAAGCTTTCCGACAAGATCAAAGCGCGATTTGGTAAGGCGCCGAGGCTCGAAGGGCTCCCAGCCGCAGACTGGGTGCTGATCGATGCCGACGACGTCATTGTTCACATTTTCCGTCCCGAAGTGAGAAATTTTTACAATTTGGAACGAATGTGGGCTTTTGGCGATGATTCCAACGCAAGTGCGTCGGCAAGCGGGTAG
- a CDS encoding DUF3667 domain-containing protein, producing MGEMEGLGEAVTGGLLARAVEPGGGEARDDGHTHERNCLNCGTRLTGPYCTACGQKAHVHRSLRAFMQDFAAGLFNFEGKFWRTLPMLVWRPGEMTRRYIAGERARFISPIALYLFTVFAMFATLNFTGALDPGTRDDFKREIQAEIAEEQQALAKAEAARRTIAGKDQDTTAIETRIAQIRQEIADKQAEADSGGLVVTDGDEEEQIPSWLRPLIDGTRENPQLMAQKIQDAASKYSWLLIPISVPFLWLLFPLRRRYKMYDHTVFVTYSLSFMMILVVISGLLVSAGMTALASFLFFVPPIHMYRHLKGAYQLGRWSALLRTAALVTFACICASLFLVASVAIGTM from the coding sequence ATGGGCGAAATGGAAGGGCTTGGCGAAGCGGTGACCGGCGGGCTCCTCGCGCGCGCCGTCGAGCCGGGCGGGGGCGAAGCGCGCGACGACGGTCATACGCACGAGCGTAACTGCCTGAATTGCGGGACGCGGCTGACCGGTCCTTATTGCACGGCATGCGGGCAGAAGGCGCACGTCCACCGCTCGCTCCGCGCCTTCATGCAGGATTTTGCCGCCGGCCTGTTCAATTTCGAAGGCAAGTTCTGGCGAACCCTGCCGATGCTGGTGTGGCGGCCGGGCGAAATGACGCGGCGCTATATCGCGGGCGAACGCGCCCGGTTCATCTCGCCGATCGCGCTTTACCTGTTCACCGTGTTCGCGATGTTTGCGACGCTGAATTTCACCGGCGCACTCGATCCCGGCACGCGCGACGACTTCAAGCGCGAAATCCAGGCCGAGATCGCGGAGGAACAGCAGGCCTTGGCTAAGGCCGAAGCCGCGCGGCGAACCATCGCCGGGAAAGACCAGGACACGACCGCCATCGAGACGCGCATTGCCCAAATTCGTCAGGAGATCGCGGACAAGCAGGCAGAGGCGGATAGTGGGGGCCTGGTTGTCACCGACGGCGACGAGGAAGAGCAGATTCCGTCCTGGTTGCGCCCCTTGATCGACGGGACGCGTGAAAACCCCCAGCTGATGGCGCAGAAGATCCAGGATGCGGCGTCGAAATACAGCTGGCTTCTGATCCCGATCTCGGTGCCGTTCCTGTGGCTGCTGTTTCCGTTGCGGCGCCGGTACAAGATGTACGACCACACCGTGTTCGTCACCTATTCGCTATCGTTCATGATGATCCTGGTGGTGATCAGCGGGCTGCTGGTGTCCGCGGGCATGACCGCGCTAGCCAGCTTCCTGTTCTTCGTGCCGCCGATCCACATGTACCGCCACTTGAAGGGCGCTTACCAGCTCGGCCGGTGGAGCGCGCTGTTGCGAACCGCCGCCCTGGTCACCTTCGCCTGCATTTGCGCATCACTCTTCCTGGTCGCCTCGGTCGCGATCGGGACGATGTAG
- a CDS encoding 23S rRNA (pseudouridine(1915)-N(3))-methyltransferase RlmH — protein sequence MLLHIVARGKIGRSPEADLVERYVKRIAWPTKLTELPDRGGSAPAPAASTVTILLDERGEALSSMQLARKLEHWRDGGKREARFLIGAADGHEAKDRGGADLLLSFGPATWPHLLVRAMLAEQLFRATSILANHPYHREG from the coding sequence ATGCTCCTGCACATCGTCGCGCGGGGCAAGATCGGCCGCTCACCGGAGGCCGATCTCGTCGAGCGTTACGTCAAGCGCATTGCCTGGCCGACGAAGCTGACCGAACTCCCCGATCGCGGCGGCAGCGCGCCCGCGCCCGCTGCCAGTACCGTTACCATCCTTCTCGACGAGCGCGGCGAGGCGCTGTCATCGATGCAATTGGCGCGAAAGCTCGAACACTGGCGCGATGGCGGGAAGCGCGAAGCGCGGTTCTTGATCGGCGCTGCGGACGGCCACGAAGCCAAGGATCGCGGCGGCGCCGACCTCTTGCTGTCCTTCGGCCCCGCGACCTGGCCGCATCTGCTGGTCCGCGCGATGCTTGCCGAGCAGTTGTTCCGCGCCACATCGATCCTTGCGAACCACCCGTATCACCGCGAAGGTTAG
- a CDS encoding serine hydrolase: MRFIAVFLAVLAFLAQPAAAASSPSLFNLEQQLDNLSRSGSGDVGIAALDLSNGESVSIRGNTPFPMASTMKVAVAALYLSQVDHGRRSLDDMIGKQSARHLIDRMMIYSDNHATDVLLQDLGGPSALDQWLRQHKLEGMRVDRNIAQLLRAKRDLWDRRDSSTPMAMVQLLSKLYKAELIKPESRNYLLDVMARCKTGKNRIRGLLPFGTPVEHKTGTLNGYASDVGFITLPDGRRIAVAIFARGGVDRPRTLAQSARAIYDGFKSVMTWPLRPALNP, from the coding sequence ATGCGCTTCATTGCTGTATTTCTGGCGGTATTGGCGTTTCTCGCGCAGCCCGCGGCTGCGGCCTCTTCGCCGAGCCTGTTCAACCTGGAACAGCAGCTTGATAATCTGTCGCGCAGCGGTTCGGGCGATGTCGGGATTGCCGCGCTCGACTTGAGCAATGGCGAAAGCGTCAGCATCCGCGGAAATACGCCGTTCCCGATGGCCAGCACGATGAAGGTCGCAGTCGCGGCGCTTTACCTGTCGCAAGTCGACCATGGCCGCCGCTCGCTCGATGACATGATCGGCAAGCAGTCGGCGCGCCACTTGATCGATCGCATGATGATCTACAGCGACAATCACGCGACGGACGTGCTGCTTCAGGATCTGGGCGGGCCGAGCGCACTCGATCAATGGCTTCGCCAGCACAAGTTGGAAGGCATGCGGGTCGACCGCAACATCGCGCAATTGCTGCGCGCCAAGCGCGACCTGTGGGATCGCCGCGATTCGAGCACGCCGATGGCCATGGTCCAGTTGCTGAGCAAGCTTTACAAGGCCGAGTTGATCAAGCCGGAAAGCCGCAACTACCTGCTCGACGTCATGGCCCGTTGCAAGACGGGCAAGAACCGGATTCGCGGCCTGCTGCCCTTTGGTACGCCCGTCGAACATAAGACCGGCACGCTCAACGGCTACGCCAGCGACGTCGGGTTCATTACGCTTCCAGATGGACGGCGCATTGCCGTGGCGATCTTCGCCCGGGGCGGGGTCGACCGGCCGCGTACCCTGGCCCAGTCGGCCCGCGCCATCTACGACGGCTTCAAATCGGTCATGACCTGGCCGCTGCGGCCCGCGCTCAACCCCTAG